One part of the Arthrobacter sp. B1I2 genome encodes these proteins:
- a CDS encoding recombinase family protein, whose translation MSGNVIGYARVSTRGQSLDSQVDALVAAGAVRVFQEYASGATQARARWKECLGYLQPGNVLTVADLTRLGRSTADLADIVTVLGQRGIGFRSLAEPWLDTASAHGKLIFDMFASLAEYERSRLSERTKAGLAAAKARGRLGGRPRTMTPSKTEAARQLRSQGKTLKETAQILSVSVSSLTRALSRNDVPEVATAAA comes from the coding sequence GTGTCTGGCAACGTAATTGGTTACGCGAGGGTCAGCACCCGGGGACAGTCATTGGATTCTCAAGTGGATGCGCTCGTTGCGGCAGGGGCCGTGCGTGTATTTCAGGAGTACGCTTCCGGCGCCACTCAGGCGAGGGCGCGGTGGAAGGAATGCCTGGGCTACCTGCAGCCAGGCAATGTTCTGACAGTTGCTGACCTGACCAGACTGGGCCGGAGTACCGCAGATCTGGCTGACATTGTGACGGTGCTGGGGCAGCGGGGGATAGGGTTCCGGTCTCTCGCTGAACCGTGGCTGGATACTGCCAGCGCACACGGCAAGCTGATCTTTGACATGTTCGCATCCCTTGCAGAGTACGAACGGTCTCGGCTGTCTGAACGGACAAAGGCCGGCCTGGCGGCGGCGAAAGCACGTGGGCGGCTTGGTGGCCGGCCTCGAACGATGACTCCGTCTAAAACCGAGGCCGCCCGGCAGCTGCGCAGTCAAGGAAAAACTTTGAAGGAGACTGCCCAGATACTCAGCGTCAGTGTCTCCTCACTGACCCGGGCCCTTAGCCGGAATGACGTCCCAGAAGTCGCAACCGCAGCGGCGTAA